One genomic window of Micrococcus flavus includes the following:
- a CDS encoding LutB/LldF family L-lactate oxidation iron-sulfur protein — protein sequence MTRTALGIPTVRPVHGHGAIVLDQPFRQSAQEQLANGQMRANIRHATHTIRGKRARVVEELPDWQELRRAGSALKQQVMADLPALLEQLEANVTARGGVVHWARDASEANRIITELVKAKGVDEVIKVKSMATQEIELEEALKAEGVAAVETDLAELIVQLGHDKPSHILVPAIHKNREQIREIFVREMAETDETLTSEPRDLAEAARRHLREKFLSTSVAISGANFGVAETGTLAVVESEGNGRMCLTLPETLITVMGIEKLVPTFQDLEVFLQLLPRSSTGERMNPYTSMWTGVTEGDGPQEFHLVLLDNGRSAVLSDPEGRSALHCIRCSACMNVCPVYEQTGGHAYGSVYPGPIGAILSPQLTGVEEGANGTLPYASSLCGACYDVCPVAIDIPSILVHLRDEEVQAAHAAKRAAVREAEGPVATARAAVRAAVPSQMDLMMAGARTVMSSGARMAAVERGLPAGRAAAGPDRVLSWLPGIAGGWTDQRDVPAPPRESFRNWWSRNRGADGVPAPAARSVEPADVSEREEEDK from the coding sequence ATGACCCGCACCGCCCTGGGGATCCCCACCGTCCGCCCCGTGCACGGCCACGGCGCGATCGTCCTGGACCAGCCGTTCCGGCAGTCCGCGCAGGAGCAGCTGGCCAACGGGCAGATGCGCGCCAACATCCGCCACGCCACCCACACCATCCGGGGCAAGCGCGCCAGAGTGGTCGAGGAGCTGCCCGACTGGCAGGAGCTGCGCCGGGCGGGGTCGGCGCTGAAGCAGCAGGTCATGGCCGACCTGCCCGCCCTGCTTGAGCAGCTCGAGGCCAACGTCACCGCCCGCGGCGGCGTGGTCCACTGGGCACGGGACGCCTCCGAGGCCAACCGGATCATCACGGAGCTGGTGAAGGCCAAGGGGGTGGACGAGGTCATCAAGGTGAAGTCCATGGCCACCCAGGAGATCGAGCTGGAGGAGGCGCTCAAGGCGGAGGGCGTCGCCGCCGTCGAGACCGACCTCGCCGAGCTCATCGTGCAGCTGGGGCACGACAAGCCGTCCCACATCCTCGTCCCCGCCATCCACAAGAACCGCGAGCAGATCCGCGAGATCTTCGTGCGGGAGATGGCGGAGACGGACGAGACCCTGACCTCCGAGCCCCGCGACCTCGCCGAGGCCGCCCGGCGCCACCTGCGGGAGAAGTTCCTCTCCACCTCCGTGGCGATCTCGGGCGCCAACTTCGGGGTCGCGGAGACCGGCACCCTCGCCGTCGTCGAGTCCGAGGGCAACGGCCGCATGTGCCTGACGCTGCCGGAGACGCTCATCACCGTGATGGGCATCGAGAAGCTGGTGCCGACCTTCCAGGACCTCGAAGTGTTCCTGCAGCTGCTGCCGCGCTCCTCCACGGGTGAGCGCATGAACCCCTACACCTCGATGTGGACGGGGGTCACGGAGGGCGACGGCCCCCAGGAGTTCCACCTCGTGCTCTTGGACAACGGCCGGTCCGCGGTGCTGTCCGATCCGGAGGGCCGCTCGGCGCTCCACTGCATCCGCTGCTCGGCCTGCATGAACGTGTGCCCGGTCTACGAACAGACCGGCGGCCACGCCTATGGCTCCGTCTACCCGGGGCCGATCGGCGCGATCCTCTCCCCGCAGCTGACCGGTGTCGAGGAGGGGGCGAACGGCACTCTGCCGTACGCGTCCTCCCTGTGCGGGGCGTGCTACGACGTCTGCCCGGTGGCCATCGACATCCCCTCGATCCTCGTGCACCTCCGGGACGAGGAGGTCCAGGCCGCGCACGCCGCGAAGCGCGCGGCCGTCCGGGAGGCCGAGGGTCCCGTCGCCACGGCGCGGGCCGCCGTCCGGGCCGCGGTCCCGTCCCAGATGGACCTCATGATGGCGGGGGCGCGGACCGTGATGTCCTCCGGGGCGCGCATGGCCGCCGTCGAGCGGGGCCTGCCCGCCGGCCGCGCGGCGGCGGGGCCGGACCGTGTGCTCAGTTGGCTGCCCGGCATCGCGGGCGGATGGACGGATCAGCGGGACGTCCCCGCCCCGCCCCGGGAGTCCTTCCGGAACTGGTGGAGCCGCAACCGCGGGGCCGACGGCGTGCCCGCCCCGGCCGCCCGATCCGTCGAGCCGGCTGACGTGTCCGAGCGCGAGGAGGAGGACAAGTGA